One segment of Carya illinoinensis cultivar Pawnee chromosome 1, C.illinoinensisPawnee_v1, whole genome shotgun sequence DNA contains the following:
- the LOC122281599 gene encoding secreted RxLR effector protein 161-like, which translates to MAECKSVATPLIANEKLKKEDGAKEADVAAYMSLIGSLLYLAATRSDIMYATSLLSRFMQYPIQIHFGDAKRVLRYIQGTKDLDIWYKPSSHSTLTSFTDSDWAGSVDNMRSTSGYYFNLGIGVFSWGSKKQGYVSQSIAEVENVATARATNQAIWLSKILEDMGAK; encoded by the coding sequence ATGGCTGAATGCAAATCAGTAGCCACTCCTTTGATAGCAaatgagaaattgaagaaggaaGATGGTGCAAAAGAAGCCGATGTAGCAGCATATATGAGCTTAATTGGAAGTTTACTGTACTTGGCTGCCACTCGGTCTGACATCATGTATGCAACCAGCCTTCTCTCAAGATTCATGCAATATCCAATTCAAATCCATTTTGGAGATGCTAAAAGAGTGTTGAGATACATTCAAGGCACAAAGGATCTCGACATTTGGTATAAACCAAGTTCTCATTCAACTTTGACTAGTTTTACTGATAGTGATTGGGCTGGTTCTGTGGATAATATGAGAAGCACATCCGGGTATTATTTTAATCTTGGAATTGGTGTGTTTTCATGGGGATCAAAGAAGCAAGGATATGTATCACAATCCATAGCTGAAGTAGAGAATGTGGCTACTGCTAGAGCTACAAATCAAGCTATTTGGCTGAGTAAGATTCTTGAAGATATGGGTGCAAAATAG